One Belonocnema kinseyi isolate 2016_QV_RU_SX_M_011 chromosome 6, B_treatae_v1, whole genome shotgun sequence genomic region harbors:
- the LOC117175311 gene encoding uncharacterized protein LOC117175311, producing MDGPLSSAIKELKGVLKYLESYRSDDGFASTITDAKELAEILGVDSDFKSAQNVRPRRQKRQFDYESEDQAVQDPKTRLKVGFFFQTLDVTISSIKERFDQLQAHNSHFSFLYDISALKHMPLTVLLDNCTKLETFLTHQDLKDIDAQQLSDELQVLSHSIDETVSLTPLNVLQHVVEIGIDCYSNFAIALRILLTLPITVASGKRSFSKLKLIKTYLRSTMSEMRLMDLTIISIE from the coding sequence atggatggccccttatcaAGTGCTATCAAGGAACTAAAAGGAGTTTTAAAGTACTTGGAATCGTATAGAAGTGACGACGGGTTTGCAAGTACTATAACTGATGCTAAAGAACTTGCAGAAATATTAGGCGTTGATTCGGATTTCAAAAGTGCTCAAAACGTTCGACCACGGCGGCAGAAAAGACAATTTGATTATGAGTCAGAAGATCAAGCAGTACAGGATCCTAAAACAAGACTCAAAGTAGGTTTCTTTTTTCAAACACTGGATGTGACAATATCTTCCATAAAAGAGCGATTTGATCAATTACAAGCTCACAATTCACACTTCTCTTTTCTGTACGACATAAGTGCGCTGAAACATATGCCACTAACTGTTTTACTGGATAATTGCacaaaattggaaacttttttaacTCACCAAGATCTAAAGGATATTGACGCTCAACAACTCTCAGACGAACTACAAGTTTTATCACATTCAATTGATGAAACAGTATCACTGACACCGTTGAATGTGTTACAACACGTGGTTGAAATTGGGATTGACTGCTATTCCAACTTCGCGATTGCCCTCAGAATACTGCTTACTCTTCCGATCACCGTGGCTAGTGGCAAacgcagtttttcaaaattaaaattaattaaaacctacTTAAGATCTACGATGAGCGAAATGCGTTTAATGGACTTAACAATTATTTCGATTGAGTAA